In Vigna unguiculata cultivar IT97K-499-35 chromosome 3, ASM411807v1, whole genome shotgun sequence, a single genomic region encodes these proteins:
- the LOC114178894 gene encoding zinc finger CCCH domain-containing protein 64, producing the protein MAPRILLCGDVLGRLSQLFKRVSSVSKSAGPFDALLCVGQFFPDSPEQLEEFTAYIEGGSPIPLPTYFVGDYGVAAPKFLLQASKDSANRGFMMDGFKVCHNLYWLKGSGKFPLFGLSVAYLSGRKSSSVQQFGTYSEDDVDALRAIAEEPEIVDLFLTNEWPSGVTNGAAASDIPAGASDVVGSDSTISELVQEIKPRYHIAGTKGIYYAREPYTNVDAVHITRFIGLASVGNRNKQKFIHAISPTPASTMSSTEIAMKTTSTTLSPYTFVEKRTSPVDSTKRSSDSISESQYWRYDVSQKRQKHETGQADKLCFKFVSSGSCPHGEKCHFRHDTDAREQCRRGVCFDLLNKGKCERGPDCNFKHNLQDGGDSHPSRRPGSGRSKECWFCLSSPNVETHLIVSIGENYYLALAKGPLVEDHALIIPVEHMPSTLSMSSESEIELSRFQNSLKNYCRLQEKEVIFFEWVSIRGTHANLQAIPIPSSKAVMAEKVFNLAAQKLGFEFVAKTFDSISDGRKFLKTQIDGGSSLFYAQVPGGKILLHHVEKNEKFPAQFGREVMAGLLNMADNADWRNHKHSKDEETKIVKNFKSRFQEYDPNC; encoded by the exons ATGGCTCCTAGAATCCTTCTATGCGGCGACGTTTTAGGCCGCCTCAGCCAACTCTTCAAGCGCGTCTCTTCA GTGAGCAAATCTGCAGGTCCATTCGACGCGCTTTTGTGCGTAGGCCAGTTTTTCCCGGACTCACCGGAGCAACTGGAAGAATTCACGGCCTACATTGAAGGTGGATCACCGATTCCGCTTCCGACTTACTTCGTCGGCGATTACGGCGTCGCCGCCCCTAAATTTCTCTTGCAAGCTTCCAAGGACTCCGCCAACCGCGGGTTCATGATGGACGGCTTCAAGGTTTGCCACAACTTGTATTGGTTGAAAGGCAGTGGCAAATTCCCCCTCTTCG GGTTATCCGTGGCCTATTTATCTGGTAGGAAGTCATCCAGTGTTCAACAGTTTGGAACTTACAGCGAAGATGATGTTGATGCTTTGCGAGCTATTGCAGAGGAACCAGAAATTGTTGATCTGTTCTTGAC TAATGAATGGCCAAGTGGCGTCACCAATGGAGCAGCTGCTTCGGACATTCCTGCTGGAGCCTCGGATGTTGTAGGCAGTGATTCAACCATATCGGAGTTAGTACAGGAGATCAAGCCTCG TTATCACATTGCAGGCACGAAAGGTATATACTATGCCCGTGAACCATATACCAATGTTGATGCTGTGCATATCACCCGTTTCATAGGGCTTGCATCTGTTGGAAATAGAAATAAACAG AAATTTATTCATGCAATTTCCCCCACGCCTGCTTCGACCATGTCTTCAACTGAGATTGCTATGAAAACCACAAGTACCACTTTATCACCTTACACATTTGTGGAGAAAAGAACTTCTCCTGTGGATTCCACGAAGAGATCCAGTGATTCTATCTCTGAGTCTCAATATTGGAGATATGATGTTTCTCAAAAGCGACAAAAACATGAAACTGGACAAGCTGATAAGCTGTGTTTCAAATTTGTCTCTTCTGGATCTTGTCCACATGGAGAGAAGTGCCATTTTCGACATGATACAGATGCAAGGGAGCAGTGTAGGAGAGGTGTTTGTTTTGATTTATTGAACAAGGGAAAATGTGAAAGGGGCCCAGACTGCAACTTTAAGCACAACTTGCAGGATGGAGGTGACAGTCATCCTTCTAGGAGGCCCGGATCTGGCAG GTCAAAAGAGTGTTGGTTTTGCTTGTCAAGCCCAAATGTGGAGACACATTTAATCGTTAGCATTGGGGAGAATTATTACTTGGCACTGGCTAAAGGTCCACTTGTTGAGGACCATGCACTGATAATACCCGTTGAGCACATGCCTAGTACCTTATCTATGTCTTCTGAATCTGAAATTGAGCTCTCTAGGTTTCAGAACAGTCTCAAGAATTACTGCAGGCTCCAAGAAAAGGAAGTGATATTTTTTGAGTGGGTCTCCATTCGTGGCACTCATGCCAATCTTCAG GCCATTCCCATTCCATCTTCCAAAGCAGTTATGGCTGAAAAAGTTTTCAATTTAGCTGCACAAAAGTTGGGATTTGAATTTGTGGCCAAGACAT TTGATAGCATTTCTGATGGAAGGAAGTTCTTGAAGACTCAAATTGATGGGGGTTCAAGCTTGTTCTATGCTCAAGTTCCGGGAGGCAAAATTCTGCTGCATCATGTTGAAAAGAACGAGAAATTTCCTGCCCAATTCGGCCGTGAG GTCATGGCTGGGTTGCTCAATATGGCAGATAATGCAGATTGGAGGAATCACAAACATAGCAAGGATGAGGAAacgaaaattgttaaaaatttcaagAGCCGATTTCAAGAATATGATCCAAACTGCTAA